Below is a window of Acidobacteriota bacterium DNA.
TCTCCCAATAGCCCCAGGCGGTGCCCCCGTCGAAGACCGCGTTGATGTAGTTCTCGAAATCCTGCCGGAAGACCGTGCCGCGGACGAAGCCGCCGCCGCGCTCGTAGGAGAAGCCCAGTTCCAGATTGTCGGCGCGCTCCGGCTCGAGATCTCCACGGTGGATGTAGAGGGCGCTGAAGAATGCCTCGCGGATGGTGATGCCTCGGAAAGCCCGGGCGTAAGCGGCGCGCAGGGTCAGGCCCTGCACTGGCTGCCATTCGACGGAGAGGTTGGGGCTGAATCCGTCGCTGTCGTTGGAGACGCCGGCGCCAACGCCCTCGTCGGTGGAATGTTCGTAGGAGTCGAAGCGTAGACCGGCAGAGACGAAGACCCGGTCGGAAACCTCCCACCGATCCTGCGCGAAAACGCCGAGCACGCTGGCGCTCTGCTCCGAGCTCCCCCAAAACGGCGGCGGCGTGGCTTGCTGAGTGCCGGAGGCCTCGTCGCTGCGGTACTCCACGCCGTAGGTCGTGGAGTGGTCGCCGAAGAGCGAGGTGTTGCGCAGGTCGAGGCCGATGCTGGTGAACTCCCCTTTGCCGTAGAGGGCACCGGTGGTGTTGCGGTGATTGTTGAAGTCGGCGCGGGTCCAGTACAGGGTGCCCTGGACCCGCACGGCGTCCCCGGCGGGATCGTAGAGGTGGTTGTAGGTAGCGGTCCGACGGTTCATCTCGTGGTCGGAGAGCACGAAGGCGCCAGTGAAGTTGCTCAGGTTCGGGCGCTCGTAGTAGGTCCCGCGATCCCGCAGATCCTCGAAAGAAAGGCTGAAGCTGTGGTCGGAGTAGACGCCGCTGAGCTTGGCGTGGGCCCGCTGCTGCTCGGCGGCGGAGGACTCCACCAGATCACCGTTGCCGTCCTCGTAGTCCGACGCGTCGCGCTGCAGGGCGGAGACCACCAGCCCGAGATTCTCCGACAGTCGACCGTAGGCGGAGATGGAGCCGGTGAAGCTGTCCTCACCGTTGAGGCCGGCGGTGCCCTTGACCCGACCGCCGAAGCTGCGCCCCGGCTCCAGCAGATCGAAGGCGTCCTTGGTGGTCAGCCGCAGCGCGCCGGTGAGCGCTCCGGCACCGCTGGTGGCGGGCCCGGCGCCGGCTTCGAGCTCGATGCTCTTCAAGAATTCGGGCTCGATCTGCACCCGCCCTTGATGATGGTAGAGCTCCCCGGCCTGCTGAGCGCCGTCGACGGTGACGTTGAGCAGCACGTCCTCGAAGCCGCGAACGTAGATCTTCTGTGCCACCGGCAGCGCTCCCCCCACCGCCACCATGGATTCGTTGGCCAGCAGCTGCGACATATCCGCTGCCTGGAGGTTGTCGATCTCCTCTTCGCCGAGCACGAAGTTGCCCGGCTCGCTCTCCACCGCCACGCTTTCGGAGAAGGTCTGATATTCGAGGCCGATGTCGAGGCGCAGCTCCTGCTGCCTGCCGAGATCGAACGACTCCTGATGGGGCAGAAAACCCGGTCCCTCGACCAGGAGCGCGTATGAACCGGCCGCCAAAGGACCAACGGCGAACTCACCGTCGCCATTGGTGAGGGCGGTTTGGGCCTCTCCGGCGGCAGCGTCGGCACCCGCCTCGGTGACGGTGACCAGCGCCCGGGCCACCCCATTCCCCGACGGATCGGTCACCATCCCCCGGACGGTGGCTTCGACGCCTTGGGCCGACGCTAGCGGCGCCGCGGCCAGGACCAGCAGCAGAGCCGGCACCGCTCGCCAGCAGGCAAAGGTTTGTTCGACTCCACGCTTCCACGAGCTCAGACTCTTCATCGCATTCTCCCGAGGCATCGACGAGACACCCCGCTCCTAGGAGCCCACCGCAACTTGCGGCTGGCCTGATCAGAAAGTCCGCGAGAAAAGGCCCCGGCTTCGCAGCCCAGGGAAAGCCCTCCCGCGTTTCGAGAAGCGAGTATCGGAAAGCCTCGGCTCCGCCGCCTTGATCTAGGTCAAGAAGACG
It encodes the following:
- a CDS encoding TonB-dependent receptor — its product is MKSLSSWKRGVEQTFACWRAVPALLLVLAAAPLASAQGVEATVRGMVTDPSGNGVARALVTVTEAGADAAAGEAQTALTNGDGEFAVGPLAAGSYALLVEGPGFLPHQESFDLGRQQELRLDIGLEYQTFSESVAVESEPGNFVLGEEEIDNLQAADMSQLLANESMVAVGGALPVAQKIYVRGFEDVLLNVTVDGAQQAGELYHHQGRVQIEPEFLKSIELEAGAGPATSGAGALTGALRLTTKDAFDLLEPGRSFGGRVKGTAGLNGEDSFTGSISAYGRLSENLGLVVSALQRDASDYEDGNGDLVESSAAEQQRAHAKLSGVYSDHSFSLSFEDLRDRGTYYERPNLSNFTGAFVLSDHEMNRRTATYNHLYDPAGDAVRVQGTLYWTRADFNNHRNTTGALYGKGEFTSIGLDLRNTSLFGDHSTTYGVEYRSDEASGTQQATPPPFWGSSEQSASVLGVFAQDRWEVSDRVFVSAGLRFDSYEHSTDEGVGAGVSNDSDGFSPNLSVEWQPVQGLTLRAAYARAFRGITIREAFFSALYIHRGDLEPERADNLELGFSYERGGGFVRGTVFRQDFENYINAVFDGGTAWGYWENVGDAEAEGYELEVGRRWRHLSLSAGVWETDNTINDRPLTDADLGLGTNIGRTWTASLDYQVPESTLWFGLRTRLVEDEPNTITEVAPDKEGYFVADLHSAWQPLEQRPLTLHASVTNLFDEFYFDQATYGFSPRSGDLIGFPSKGREVVLSVAYKF